TCGCGACAAGCTGAAGGAAGCCGTCCAAGAGCTGACCAAGAAGTACGAAGCTCAAGCCGGGGAACTGGCTAAGGGACGCGAAACCGAAGTCACCGAAGCTTAGCCTCAACGACTCGGGTTTGATAACTTCCGGCGCGGCCACTTTCAAGCACTGTGTTAGAACAGCACAGTGCTTTGCAACACTCAGCTGCCATTCTTTGACCTGAGCGGCGTTCACGTAGGCGAGTCTCTCCGAGACTCGTGCAACCCGCGACGATGTCGCGGTATCCGTCTTGGAGAGACAGATCTGCGTGCAGTCCTGGAGCGGCTTCGGCGGGGTGAACTCTTTGTAAGTCACCAACTATGTCAGGTGGCCTTTCCCTCAACCTTTCCAATTTCGCTTTTGAAGGCTCCATCCAATGCGTCCCACCCTGCTATCGCTGATGTTGCTTAGTGTTTTGTTTGGCGGTAACACTAGCGCTCAAGACGTTGCCACGGAGATCCGTTTTGCGATTCCCGATAGCGACGAAGGGCTGCCGGGTGCCGGCCCTATTCGCCGCTACGATTGGATGCGTAACATTTGGAATAAGCGTCGTTCAACGTTTGCCGATCGCGTCGAACAAGACCAAGGGGCAATCGTATTCTTTGGTGACTCGATCACTCAAGGTTGGGGCGATGACTTTGGTGGCCGATTTGACGATCTCGATGTGAACGTCGCCAACCGTGGAATCAGTGGTGATACCACTCGCGGCATGCTGCTTCGTATCGACGATGAAGTCATTGCCCTGGATCCCGCGGCCGTTGTCATGCTGATGGGTACCAATGACTTGGAAGAACACGCCGACGCAGAAACCATCGCTAGCAACGTCGGTTTGATGGTCGACAAACTCAATCAACACGATCCAGAAATGCCGATTGTGCTGTGCCTGGTCATGCCAAGCAGTGAATCGAAGTCTCGACCGGCCGCTGAAATCAAGATAATCAACGCAGCTTTGGCGGACCTAGTTCGTGGCAACGCCACTGTCACCGTCGTCGACACGTGGACACTGTTCGCAAACAAAGATGGCGACGCAAAGAAAGAAGAGTTCCCTGACCTGCTGCACCCAAATGGTGCCGGGTATGCAAAATGGAAGTCGGCACTGATACCAATCTTTGCAACGCTTGGATTTACAGAAACTGGTGACGATGACTTTCAAGTCGAAGACGGTTTCACCAGCCTGTTCAACGGTCACGACTTGACCGGTTGGGGATATCGTGTGACGCCGCAGTCGGCTCGTAAAGGGCGAGCGAACTGGATCAAAAGAGACCCATCAGTCACTTGGCCGCTCGTCGAAGAGGACGTAGCCTTTGCTGGACAGACATCAACGCCCGATCATCGCTATCGCACGATCAATGGTCGCTTGGTCGTGACAACGCCCCCGGAAGGACGCAAAATCCAACAGCTCTACACAACAGAAGACTTCCAAGGTGACTTTACCTTACGTTTGCAATTCCGGGCTGGCGTGGCAGCCGACAGTGGCGTTTTCCTTCGTGGTCATCAATTGCAAGTTCGCGACTTTCCTTTGGCTGGTCCCTACAAAGATCTAACTAATTTTCGGTCGGGTGACTGGAACGATCTAGAAGTCATCGTCGTCGGCGATAAAGCCAAATGCACCTGCAACGGCGAGATTCTTGAAGCCGCTTTCGATGTACCGGCGTCTGGATCGATCGGCGTCGAGGGTGACCGCGGCCAGATCGAGTATCGCCGCATTCGGATCCGCCGCTAATCGTGCAGCACGATCTGTTTGATTTCTGTCGTGGTGTCGCGCCGCTGACTCCCCGACTCGCGCGATGGATGATCCGCGAGTTATCGGACGCGGAATCGCTTGGCAAACGACTGGACGTCCACGGATCGCCCTTGCACCTGCACGCACCGGCGCAGATGCGTCGCAACATCGCGGCATTCACGGATGTCGCGAAAACTCGAAACATCGCGATGGACATGTTCTATGCCTGCAAGGCGAACAAATGCCGGATGTATCTCGATGAAGCCATTGCGGCCGGGATCGGTGTCGATGTCGCAAGCAGCAACGAGCTAAACGCCGCAATCGAAGCCGGTTTCTCGGGATCACGCATCGCCATCACCGCGACGTCAAAGCCTGAGATGATGCTTCGCCGTGCAGCAGAGGTGGGCGCGACGATTATTGCAGGAAGCCCCGAAGAACTCAGGCGTGTGGCGGACTTCGCTTCGAGAGCGAGCGCTGAATCGCTGAACATCACGATTCGAATCAGTGGCTTCGCATTCTCCAATCAACGGCACGACTCGCGTTTCGGCATCGATATCTCACAAGTCATGTTCGCAGCGAAAACCGTACGTGTCTCCGGTTTGCACTTTCATCTCGACGGAACCTCCATCGAAGATCGCGTTGCCGCGATTCATCAGACAATCCTGCTTGCCAAATCACTTCGCCAAGCGGGTCACCCGATTGCGTATATCGATATAGGCGGCGGAGCTCCGGTGCAATACCTTGAATCTGAGTCGGACTGGATTGCGTTCCACCATAAACTCGACATTCAACTCGACCGGCAATGGTGTGACGACGAGATCAAGCCGATTATTTTCCCAAACCGTACGTACGGACGTACAAAGATGGGCCGCAATTTCGTGCAAACCGATCGCAACTACCCGACCTGGCAAGCCGACAGCTCATCAGTCTGGTTAGCAAAGATATTTGACTCTGGTGGAATTGCCGATTCCTTTCGTTCGAACGGATTGCGACTACGGATGCAGCCCGGCCGATCCCTGCTTGAGATGTGCGGCATCACAGTCGCTCGAGTCATCTCGTGCAGCCCCGACAAAGCGGGCGACACCTTTGTGACGCTCGAGATGAATCAAACCAACTGCAAAACCACGTCCGTTGACTTTGCGGTAGATCCCATTCTGGTTCCGCACGACAAGAACAATCGCCCGCCGGCGACGACGGGATACCTGGCCGGGAACTACTGTGCCGAAGACGACCTGATCACGCCTCGCCGGATGCGTTTCGACAGAGGTGTGCAAGCGGGCGACATCTTGGCCTTTCCGAACACCGCCGGCTATCAAATGCACTTTATGGAAAGCCGTGGCCATCAGTTCGACTTGCCAGAAAACATCGCCATCCGCCCGACATCGGACGAACTGGGATAAAGATGCTATTTGGCTGCGGCGCGTTTTTCGACGTCTTTGGCCGCCTTCGTTTTCTCGCCTGGCGCAGCGAGGAATCCAAGATCATCAAGCCACTCATTCATCCGCTGTGGCCAAGTACCAAACGGAATACCGCCTCGATCGCCAATGGAACCGCCGTGCCCGCCCCGCGCGTAGATGTGCATTTCGAGATTCGGAATCCCTGCTCGGAGCATCGGCGAGAAATACTCGTCGGCCCAAATCGCGTGGACCCTATCATCGACTCCCGCGCAAACAATGAAGCTAGGCGGCGCGTTCGCAGGGATTGCAGTTTCCGGCTCGC
The DNA window shown above is from Rubripirellula reticaptiva and carries:
- a CDS encoding type III PLP-dependent enzyme domain-containing protein — encoded protein: MQHDLFDFCRGVAPLTPRLARWMIRELSDAESLGKRLDVHGSPLHLHAPAQMRRNIAAFTDVAKTRNIAMDMFYACKANKCRMYLDEAIAAGIGVDVASSNELNAAIEAGFSGSRIAITATSKPEMMLRRAAEVGATIIAGSPEELRRVADFASRASAESLNITIRISGFAFSNQRHDSRFGIDISQVMFAAKTVRVSGLHFHLDGTSIEDRVAAIHQTILLAKSLRQAGHPIAYIDIGGGAPVQYLESESDWIAFHHKLDIQLDRQWCDDEIKPIIFPNRTYGRTKMGRNFVQTDRNYPTWQADSSSVWLAKIFDSGGIADSFRSNGLRLRMQPGRSLLEMCGITVARVISCSPDKAGDTFVTLEMNQTNCKTTSVDFAVDPILVPHDKNNRPPATTGYLAGNYCAEDDLITPRRMRFDRGVQAGDILAFPNTAGYQMHFMESRGHQFDLPENIAIRPTSDELG
- a CDS encoding GDSL-type esterase/lipase family protein; this encodes MRPTLLSLMLLSVLFGGNTSAQDVATEIRFAIPDSDEGLPGAGPIRRYDWMRNIWNKRRSTFADRVEQDQGAIVFFGDSITQGWGDDFGGRFDDLDVNVANRGISGDTTRGMLLRIDDEVIALDPAAVVMLMGTNDLEEHADAETIASNVGLMVDKLNQHDPEMPIVLCLVMPSSESKSRPAAEIKIINAALADLVRGNATVTVVDTWTLFANKDGDAKKEEFPDLLHPNGAGYAKWKSALIPIFATLGFTETGDDDFQVEDGFTSLFNGHDLTGWGYRVTPQSARKGRANWIKRDPSVTWPLVEEDVAFAGQTSTPDHRYRTINGRLVVTTPPEGRKIQQLYTTEDFQGDFTLRLQFRAGVAADSGVFLRGHQLQVRDFPLAGPYKDLTNFRSGDWNDLEVIVVGDKAKCTCNGEILEAAFDVPASGSIGVEGDRGQIEYRRIRIRR